Below is a window of Deltaproteobacteria bacterium DNA.
CGGGATGGGAAAAGCCGGTTGCCCCGGGATCGCTTTATTGTGAATGCCGCCGGAAGCCGCATATCGTAAAGAAATCATGGGGACGTTTCAGTGTGATTGACTCCGAATAGCGGGGGATAATTCTCCTTTTCCGCGATCAATCATAAAAAGATTCTATCAGATCATGTTGCAAGAATCTATTATTTTTCCGGAAGGGTTTGCAGGGAAAGGGGCGGATAAGAACAAAAAAAGACAGGCAGTTTTTCTGCCTGTCTTTTTTTTCTTCAGGCGGTATATCTCAGGCCGCCTTGATCCCTTTTTTCGGGATTTCAATGGGGATCTTCTTTGCCTTTCCTTCTTCTTTTACCGGGGCGCTGATGACCAGCATCCCCTCTTCGAATTCGGCATGAAGATCGTCCGTGTCGACGCCTTCCGGAAGGGGGACGGACCGTTCAAACGCACCGTAACGGATCTCCCGGAGCATGTAGTCTTTCTCTTTTACATCCTTGTCTTCCCGGCTTTCTCCCTTCAGAATGAGTTGGTTGCCCATGATCGAGACGTCGATCTTCTCCGGATCCATGCCGGGGACATGAGCCTTCAGGTAGAAACGATCTTCCTGCGTGTACGTCTCCAGGAGGGGATAGCGGCTCCCTTCCTTCAGCAGACGACCGAATCCGCCGAAGTCTCCGAAGGCTCGCCGGAAAAGTTCATCCACATCATGGTGCAGTGTTGAAAGTTCCCTGAAAGGATCCCAGCGTGTCAGACCTTTCATTCGAATCACCTCCCTTGATAAACGGCTTTTGCAGCCTGCAAATAAGAGTGGTTTTGCCTTGAACCCGGGTTCCTCACTGCCTACATTATAATCCCGATTTTCCGACTGTCAAGGGCCCTGGTTATTTGTTAACATGATGAAAATAAAAGCTTATTTGCTTTACGGATATTGTTATACCGACCGGATTGCCCGGGTTTTCGAAAAGATCTTCGTTGTCAGTCTCCCCAAGTCGTAATATAATGAATCTTATATCCGCACCATTCATTCTTTGTTCGTTCAAAAGGGAACCTTCATGCAGATTTATTTTGAACAAGAGGGAGATCTTCGAAATACCTCCCTTGCCGTGATTCTGAAATCTCTCTGTGACCGGTCTGAAACGGGGATGCTCTCCCTCGATCGGGAGCTGATGAAGAAATCGATCTTTTTCAATTCCGGCAATATTGTTTTTGCGACCTCGAATTGGGAAAACGATCGTCTCGGCACCTTTCTCTTCCGGAACGGGATTCTTTCCTGTGAGGATTTCGAGAGGTCTTCCGAACTGATGACGCCGAACCGGCGTCATGGGGAGATCCTCGTGGAACTCGGGATCATCTCCCGCAGGAATCTGAACTGGGCCGTGAAGGAGCAGGTCAAGGAGATCATCATGAGCCTCTTCCTGTGGGATCGGGGGAGTTTTACCTTTATCTCTATGGGGCCTTTAAAAGATGAGCCGATCACGCTGAAAACCAGGACCCTCGATCTGATCCTCGAGGGGACAAGACGGATTCAGGACTGGCGTATTGTCCGGCGGGAGATCGGTCCCCTCGAAAACCTTTACCGTTGTTGTCCCGGTGCCGGGAAGATTCAGGAGAGCCTCTATCTGAAGCCGAAGGAAAAGAAAGTTCTGGAGACCCTCCGGGAGGCCAGGAGTATCCAGGAGATCTGCCGGGAACTTTCTTTTGGAGATTTTGAAATCTGCCGTATTCTCATGGGACTCCGGACCGTGGGAATTATTGAAAAAGCCGAACAGCCTGCGGAAGTCCTCTGATCCGTTCTATTCCCCTGCTCACCCCGACTCTGCCGTGAAAAAGATTTGTCAAAGGTACGTTGTTGTTGTATCGTATCAGGCCGGATACAACAATGGAAGGGTTTGGTCATGGCTCTCCTGGAGATGCAGGTTGATGAGATCTTTACTCTAAAAGAGGGGCTTCAGGCCATCCGCAATTCGCTGGAAAGGAGCAAGGCGGTTGAACTGATCAATCTTCCCCTCTTTCTGATCCGGGAGTGGATTCCCCTTCTCCAGGGGAAGAAGGTCACTCTTTATGACAACCGGATTGAAGGTCTGCCTGATGACATCCGGGCGCTGGGGAGTGAAATCTTCACTTCCGTCCGGATGAAGGGGACCTTTTACGGTCGGGTGGTGGAAAAGGGAGAGGTCTTCGTCAAGAACCGGATCTTCAACATCTGGTATGAGGGTGACCGGATACTCAATATCGGAAGTATCACTTACCGACGGTGTGTCCGTTGTATCCAGTCCATGCATCGGGAGATCCTCCTCACCGATGCGATGGATGTGTTGAATATCATGACCCTCTACGATCCGGAAGAAGGGGAGAAGGCCATCCTTGATGCGGTGCGGAAGTCCTCCCGGGTGCGGATGGTCAACCTGCCCAAACCGTTGGTTCGGAAGGTGGTGATCGAGATTGATTCCGATGATGTGAAGGTCATCTGCGCGGAGCGGAGCGATGAGGCCAGGAAGGTCGCGGATCAGCATCATGCCCGTGTTTCCGGCGGGCTTCTGAATGTCTATTCAAGGTTTAAAGGGAAGAAACTGCAGAGCGGAGGGATCGCACTGGATCATAATTTTTTCAGTGTAGACTATCTCGGAGACAAGATCTACGTGATCCTTGGAATTGTCTGGCCCAGGTGTCCTTCCTGCATGACCGACTTTTACGAACTCGGCTGGCGGGCGGCGGGGAAGATCAGGTAATCCTTCGTGCTTGCAGTGGAAAGAGGGGGTTGCATGTCCGGCATGACGCCCCTGATGCGGCAATATACTGAGATCAAATCCAGGTATAGGGATGCGATACTCTTCTTCCGCATGGGGGATTTTTATGAGATGTTCAACGAAGATGCCAGGAAGGCGTCCAGGGTCCTCCAGATTGCCCTGACCAAGCGGGGGAAATCAGAGGGGACGGATATCCCTCTCTGCGGTGTTCCTTTTCATGCCGGTGACGGCTATATCGCCAAGCTGGTCCGAAACGGTTTCAAGGTGGCTGTCTGCGAGCAGGTCGAGGATCCCAAAAAGGCCAAGGGGATCGTCAAGCGGGAAGTGGTCCGCGTCGTCACGCCCGGGACCGTCCTGGAAGAAGGGATGCTCGAAGAACGGGAGAATCATTTCCTGGCCTCCCTCGTTGCCGAGAACGGGGCGGTGGGCCTTGCCTTTCTCGACCTGACGACGGGCGAATTTCTGGTCTCGGAAAAGAAGGGAGAGGGGCTTGCGGAATTCCTGCTCGGACGATTCGGGACCTTCGAGCCGAAGGAATTGATCGTGCCCGAGGAACAGCAGGACTCCCCCCTCCTGCTGGAGGTCCGCCGGGATCTCCCCGGAGTACCGGTCCAGCCGATGGCGGGGTGGGCCTTTCAGAAGGCGGAAACCTACCGGAAATTGACCCGCTATTTTGAGACCACGACGCTCGAAGGCTTCGGATGTGACGATCTTCCGTTCGGTGTCGCTGCGGCCGGGGCGCTGCTGTACTATATCGAAGAGACCCAGAAGGGAGCGGTCTCCCATATCCAGGGGATCCGTGTTCTCCGGGACGGGAAGAGGATGTTCCTCGACTCGGCTACGATCCGAAACCTGGAACTGGTGCGGTGCAATCTCGATGGGGGCAGGAAAGGTTCCCTCCTTGCCGTGCTGGATCGGACCCGGACGGCCATGGGGGGACGGACCCTCCGGAAGTCTCTTTTGAGTCCGCACCTCGATCCCGATGAGATTCGCCGGCGCCAGGGAGCGGTTGCCGATTTGCATGACGATCCTGCGTTACTCGACGATCTGCGGGATCGGCTCGATTCCGTCCATGACATGGAACGGCTCACCGGCCGCATTACCCTCGGCGTGGCCAATGGGCGGGACATGCTGTCCCTGGCGGAATCGCTTGCCCCCCTGCCGGAGATCAAGGAACTGCTGAAGGATCTGCCGGCGCCCCTGCTGACGGAACTCCGGCAGGGGATCGATGAACTTCAGGATGTTCGGGAAGGGATTGAAGATGCCATTCATGAAGATCCTCCGCTGAATCTCCGGGAAGGGCGTTTGATTGCCGACGGCTATTCCGCGGAGCTGGATGAACTGAGGAGTATCGGCCGGGAAGGCAAAGGGTGGATCGCCAGGCTCGAAAACCGGGAACGGGAGCGGACGGGGATTTCAAACCTCAAGGTCAAGTTCAACAAGGTATTCGGGTACTACATCGAGGTGACGAAGGCCAATCTTGGGGATGTCCCGGACGACTATGTCCGCAAACAGACCCTGGTCAATGCCGAGCGGTTCATCACGCCGGAACTCAAGGAATATGAGGCCAAGGTGCTGGGCGCCCAGGAGCGGATCGTGGAACTGGAATATGATCTTTTCCGTGCCGTCAGGGAAGAGGTCGCGGCCGAACGGCGACGGATCCAGCAGACCGCATCGGTCCTGGCGGAGATCGACGCCCTGTCCTCCCTGGCGGAGGCGGCACGAGAGCACCGTTACGTGCGGCCGAAGATCTCCGGGGGAACGGCGCTGATGATCCGGGAAGGGCGTCATCCCGTTCTGGAGGTCCTTGATCCATCCGGGAGCTTTGTACCGAATGATGCCGATATGGACACCGAAGAGGATCGTCTTCTCATCATTACCGGCCCCAACATGGCGGGCAAATCGACCTACATGCGTCAGGTCGCCCTCATTGTTCTCATGGCCCAGATGGGAGGTTTTGTCCCGGCGGCGGCGGCGGAGATCGGTGTGGTGGACCGGATCTTCACACGGGTCGGTGCCTCCGATGCCCTGATCCGGGGGCAGAGTACCTTCATGGTGGAGATGAACGAGACGGCCAATATCCTCCATAACGCGACCTCAAGGAGTCTGATTATTCTCGATGAGATCGGCCGGGGGACGAGTACCTTCGATGGTGTCAGTATCGCCTGGGCCGTGGCGGAGTTCATTCACAACCGGATCCGCGCCCGCACCCTCTTTGCCACACACTACCATGAGTTGACGGAATTGGCGATGACCCTTGAAGGGGTGAAGAACTGTAATATCGCCGTGCGGGAGTGGAATGACGAGATTATCTTTTTGCGAAAGATCGTTGAAGGAGGCGCCGACAAGAGCTACGGTATCCAGGTGGCCCGCCTGGCCGGTCTTCCGCCCGAAGTGATTGAACGGTCAAAGGAGGTGCTGGAGAATCTGGAACGGAGCGAACTGGGCGAGGATGGCGAACCGGTGATTGCCCACCAGGAGTCAGGGGAACATGTACTTTTTCAGCCCGATCTTTTTGCCGGGCGTCCCCATCCCGTCCTGAAGGAATTGCAGCGCCTCGATGTTCAGAACATGACCCCGCTGGAGGCGTTGAATCGTCTCGCGGAACTCAAGAAAGATGTGAAAAACGGATAGAAGGGAGAACCGAATGACCGATGAGGAAAAAGGTTTGCTTGAAAAACTCGATCACCTGCTGCATCACTGGATGGAGCACAACGAATCCCACGGGGAAGGGTACAAGACGTGGATGAACCGAGCGGAGCAGTCAGGACGGGCCGATGTAGCCCGGGAGATCGGAAAGGCCCTGACCCTCTCCAGGGAGATGAACGCACACTTTAAAAAGGCGAGGAAGTTGTTGAAAGGAGATCATCATGTGTGATTCCAATGCCTACCTGCTGCACGGGGATCAAGAGGAACTGGTGATGGAAAGTCTCGATTTTCTCCGGCAGGAGGAGGACTCGGTGCTCTTGCGGGATATCTTTGGAGAAGAAAAGACCGTCCGGGGGAGGGTGAAAGAACTGCACCTATCCAGACAGCGGGTTGTCTTGGAGGAATCTTAATAAGGGAAGTGAGCGGAGCTGTTACAGAAAAACGGGAACTGCTCAGGTTGCTTCAATTTTCCCGCAGGACAAGGCGTGAGGAGCGCAAAACCGGAGGCGTATTTTGTATACGTTGAGGATTCGAGCACCGCAACAACGCAGTCATGCGGGAAAAGGGAAGTGAGCGGAGCTGTTCTAAGAAAAACGGGGCCTCCCACAAGAGGAGGGGGAGTGGAAGGCCCCTTTATACCCCGCTTGCCGCGGGATACGGCTGAGGAGGAGATGCCGCTCACCCGACGGTAGAGGACGGGATATAATTTGTAACCGGATTACTTGGACTCACCACCACAGCGGGGTTCCGGCTTTTCCGTGACGACCCAGCAGCCCCGGTCAGCGCCGCAACGGCACGGCTCCGGTAACTCCTCCGAATAGGGAACTTCGTTCGTACAATCCTCGCAGACGTAAACCCGGATCATCAGTTTTTCCTCCTCTTGTCGGGCTAAACTCCCACTGTTTCTCCGGCTTTTCTCCACCCTTCCTTGTGGAGTTTCCTGTGCCGATTGACACTCCACTCTTTCATGGATTGAATGTACCTCTTCATGTCCGTTTTTGCAAGTTCGGCCAACTGTTCTTTCTCTTCATTGGCCTGTTTCAGATCGTTGGGGGTAAACCCCTGCCAGGTGCAGTAGCCTTCATCAAAGATCCTCTCGGGGGTCAGTTGATCTCCCGTTAAGCCCATTTTTTCTCCATAGATTTCAGCGACCGTCATGTCATATTCAATAATCCACCCGTTGTCGGCAATCATCGTCGCCGCATTGAATTCCACGTTTTTGCTGCAGGCGGGACAATAGAGATTCGCGATGGTCTCAAAAGGGAGGATTGAATTCTGATGGTGAAAGCGGGCGCTTTCCTGATTGCAACTGCATTTCTTCTCGATGGCCATGCACATGATTTTTCCTTCCTTGTGATTGATTCAGACCCAAAACAATACAAGTAAGATATACTTTGTCTTGTATATACCAGTAGAGTTCTCCGATGTCAAGGGGAAATGATCGTTTTTTTTGTTGACACCCCCGGGTTCACGGTGCTAAATTAGCTCTACATTTTTTCAGGTGCCGTAAAGGCTGAAAAGGGAAGAGGGTGTGAATCCCTCGCGGACCCGCCGCTGTAATCGGGTATAAACCGTTGCTTGATGCCACTGTCCGAATGAAGGACGGGAAGGCGCAGCGGTCAACTTCGATAAGATATCGAAGGAACCTGAGAGCCAGAAGACCTGCCTGAAAAACCAGAATTTCACCGGACTTCGAGGAATAAGGGAGGTGAACCGATGTGCAATCTTGGACCCCGTTTTTCTCTTCGAAAATCGGGGTTTTTTTGTGCCCCCGTCTCCCTTCTCTGAAGGTTATCTTAAATAACGGAAAGAAGGTCTGCTGCGATGGGAAACTTCACATTCATAACCGGCGGGGCCCGGTCGGGAAAGAGCGATCTTGCGCTCAGGCTTGCAAACAAGGTTGAAGGGCGGCGGATCTTTGCGGCCACGGCCCGTGTCACTGATGCGGAGATGAAAGAACGAATTGAACGGCACCGGCGGGAACGGGGGGATTCATGGGAGACCCTCGAAGAACCGCTGGAACTCGTCGGGCTTGTCCGCTCTCTCGATCCTGCGGCAAGGCTCCTTCTCATCGACTGCATTACCGTCTGGATCGCCAACCTGATCATCGAAAGGAAGTGGGACGATGAACGGATCCTGCGGGAAGTGAACGAACTGGCCGGTGCGCTCAGGGCCTTCCCGGAGCGGGTGATCGCCGTCACCAACGAGGTCGGGTCGGGTATCGTGCCGGAGAGTCGCTTGGGGCGGAGATTTCGTGACCTCGCCGGGGCGGCCAACAGGATCCTTGCCTCAGCGGCGGGCAGGGTATACCTCGTCTCGATGGGGATCCCGCTGCAACTGAAAGGCGAAAAACCGGCCACGAATTTCACGAATAAAAGCTAAACGTTATAGAAAAGGCAAGAAGCTTTCACCGCAAAGGCGCGAAGGACGCAGAGAAGACCATGGATAACACATACACAAAGATCAAAACCACCCTCGCAGCCATCCAACCCTTCGATCCCGCTCTGGCGGAGAAGGTCCAGGCCCGCCTCGACGACCTGGCCATTCCTCCGGGTGCGCTGGGCCGGCTCCAGTCCCTCGGCAAGCAGGTGGCCCTGATCCGTAACACCCTTCGTCCCGAGATCCGCACGAAGAAGGTCTTCACCTTTGCCGGGGATCACGGCGTGGTCGCGGAAGGGGTCTCCGCCTTTCCGCAGGAGGTGACCCGGGAGATGGTGAAGAATTTCGTCCGGGGCGGCGCCGGGATCAACGTGCTGGCCCGCCATGTCGGTGCCGAGGTGATTGTCGTCGACATCGGCGTCAATGCCGATCCTGAGGAATTGAACGGCGTTGAGCATTGCAAGGTCGCACGGGGGACGAAAAATTTCACGAAGGGACCGGCCATGACCCGGGAAGAGGCGGAGGCATCACTGACCGCCGGGATCGGTCTCATCGAAAAATACGGCCGGGGTCTCGACCTCGTCGGCACGGGGGACATGGGGATCGGGAATACCACGCCGAGCAGCGCCATTGCCGCCGTCCTCTGCGGACGACCCGCGGCCGAGGTGACCGGGCGGGGGACGGGGATCGGAGCGGAGACCCTCCGGCACAAGGTGGAGGTGATCGAAAGAGGAATCGGGATCAACCGTCCCGATCCTTCGGACCCGGTCGGCGTCCTGGCGAAGGTCGGGGGATTTGAGATCGGCGGGATCGCAGGCCTGATCCTGGGAGCCGCGGCCCGGAGGATCCCCGTCGTCATCGACGGGTTGATCTCCACGGCGGGGGCCTTGGTCGCCCATGCCCTGCAACCGCGCGTCTCCGACTATATGATCGCAGGCCACCGTTCGGTGGAAATCGGGCACCAGGTAATGCTTGACCATATGGGGCTTTCTCCCCTTCTCGACCTTGATCTCCGTCTCGGCGAGGGGACCGGCGCCGCCCTTGCATTCCATATCGTCGAGGCGGGTGTCAAGGTGTTGACCGAAGTCCTGACCTTTACCGAGGCGGGGGTAACGGAAGGGAACGGTCCGAAGGTTACGGAATGAATCGAAATCTTTTTCAAAAATTCGCCACGGCCTGGCGCTTTCTGACGGTCATCCCGGTCGGGAAGGAGGGGGAGCGTACGTCCGGGGAGATGGCCGCTTCCATGACGCTCTTTCCCGGCGTAGGGTTCATGCTGGGCGGTATCCTCCTGACACTGCACCTTTTGCTCCGGCCGGTTTTCCCCGCGTCGCTCGAAGGGCTCATCCTGATCGCCGTGCTGGTGGTCATGACCGGCGCCCTGCACTTAGACGGATTCGCCGACGTCCTCGACGGATTCGCCGGCGGGCGGGACCGGGAGTCGGTCCTGGCCGTCATGCGGGACAGCCGGATCGGAGCGGTCGGAGTCGTGGGGCTGGTACTCCTGATCATGGTCAAGGTCTTTGCCCTGATCGAGAACCCGGAGATGGCGAAGGGGGCGGTCCTCTTCTGTCTCCCCGCCGCGGGACGGCTGGCCATGCTGCAGCAGGCGGCCTTCTCCTCCTATGCACGGAGAGAAGAAGGCACGGGGAAGGCCTTTGCCGATCATGCCGGAAAGAGGGAATTCCTGACGGGACTGATTGTCACCTCGGTTCCCACCCTCTTGCTCCTCGGCATGAAAGGATTGCTTCTCATCTTCATCGTTGTGCTGGCGACGGAATCGGGGCGGCGCTTCTTTGTGAAACGTCTCGGCGGTGTAACCGGTGACACGCAGGGTTTTGCCGGCGAAGTGGCCGAGGCCCTCTTTCTTCTTTGTGGAGCGGCGGTCCTTTGAAACCGGAACGGGAAAAGTCGACGAGGACCCGGGTCTATCTTGCCCGGCACGGCGAGGTGGAGAACCACGCATCCGGTGTCTATAACGGCCGTACCGACGTCGCGATCACGGACCGGGGACGGGCGCAGATGGCGGCAATCCGGGATCGTCTTCCCGGTGAGAGGCTCTCCGCCCTTTACTGCAGCGGGCTCCTGCGGACCCGGGAGGGGATGGAGATCATCGGGAAAGGATGGAATCTCCCTGGAAAGATCGTTCCGGAACTGCAGGAGCGGAGCTTTGGAGAATGGGAGGGGTTGACCTTCGAGGGGATCCGGGAACATTCTCCCCGGCTCTTCGCCGCATGGCGGGAGGACGTCAACGCCGTCCGGCCGCCAGGGGGGGAGAGTCTGCACGATCTCTCGGAACGGGTCCTTGCGGCCTATCTTCCGATCGTCGAACGGCACCGGGGGGAAGCGATCCTCATCGTGGCCCACGGCGGGGTAAACCGGGTGATCCTGGCGCATGCGCTGAAAATGGAGCTCCGCGGGATCTTCCGGATCGGCCAGGGGTTCGGCTGCCTGAACGTGATCGACTACTATGATGACGGGTTTGCCCAGGTTACCTTGATGAATGGGTGAGTCAAAATCGAAAGCATTTCACCGCAGAGACGCAAAGGACGCGGAGAAAGGCAGAAGAGGGAACACCAAAACCTGCCTCTCGCAGAGGACGCAGAGGACGCAGAGGGCGCAAAGAAAAGCAACGCATCCGTATCGAATGAAAGGATCCAATTGTTGAGAACCTTAATTATTGCCGGGACATCGAGCGGGGCGGGAAAGACGACCGTGGCGCTGGGGCTGATGACCGCCTTTGCAAAACGGGGTTTGACCGTGGCCCCTTTCAAGGCCGGTCCCGACTATATCGATCCCCTTTTCCACCGGCGGGTTTGCGGGCGGCCGAGCTACAACCTCGACGGCTGGATGATGGGTAAGGAGGCGGTCCTGAAAACCTTCGGGCGGGTGGCCGCGGGAGCGGATATCGCCGTGATCGAAGGGGTAATGGGACTCTTCGACGGATATGACGCGGCAGGGGATGCCGGATCCACGGCCGAGATCGCGAAGTGGCTCGGCGCCCCGGTGATCCTCGTTGTAAATGCGGGATCAATGGCGCGGAGCGCCGCCGCCCTTGTCAGGGGGTTTGAAACCTTCGATGAAGAACTCTCCGTGGCCGGCGTGATCTTTAATAATACCGGCGGCGTCCGGCACAAAGAGTGGCTTTTCGACGCGGTGTGTTTGAACTGCCGGGCCGAACCGATCGGCGCTCTCAAACGGGATGGCGGGTTGGCCCTTCCCGAGCGTCACCTCGGGCTGACCACGGACGCGGCGGAGGCGCTGACCGATGACTGGGTCGGTGCCCTGGCGGTCCGAATGGAGCGTGAAGTCGATCTCGACCGTCTTATGGAACTGGCGGGGGAGAGCGATTCACTTCCTGCGCCGAAAACTTTTGTAACAGAAAAACGTTCCGTCCGGCTCGGCATCGCCCGGGACAAGGCCTTCTGTTTCTACTATGAAGAGAACCTTGATCTTCTCCGGTCGATGGGAGCCGAACTCGTTCCCTTCAGCCCGATTGCCGATGGCCGGCTTCCCGAAGGGATCGACGGTCTCTACCTTGGCGGAGGCTACCCCGAGGCGCATGCCGGGGCATTGAGCGCAAACCTGTCGCTTTTGGCGGAGATACGCGGAGCAGCGGAAGCCGGGCTTCCGGTTTATGGCGAGTGCGGCGGGATGATCTACCTTTCCAGCGGTCTTTATGACACGGAAGGAAACCGTTATCCCATGGCCGGGGTCTTCCCTTTCTACGTGAAGATGCTCGAGCGAAGGGAGGCATTAGGCTATGTGACGGTGAGGATCAGGGAAGAGAACCTTCTCGGTTCCGTCGGAGCGGTTTTTCGGGGTCACGAGTTCCACTATTCCAGGACCGTGGATGTGCCGGACGATCTTAAGATGACGGTTAAAATAACCCGGCGGACAGGTGACAAGGAGATCTCCGAGGGATACCAGGTAAACAATGTTTATGGGAGTTATCTCCATCTTCACTTCGGGGCCTTCCCCCGGGTCGCGGAGCATATTGTCGGTGTCATGCGGAAATTCAAGGAGACAGGGTCAAAAACAATGAACCATGGGGAACACAGACCGTTACGGGGAGAACAAAATCAAAGATACAAAACATTTTACCATGAAGGGCAGGAAAAAAGAAAAGGCAAAAGCAAACCATAAATCGGAACACGGGGATCGACAGGGAACGCAAATAAAAGACCAACATGCGGAATCGAGAGCGGGAATGAACGAGAAATATTTCATCCACGAAAGCTGTCGTTTTTATCCCTGTCACGACTATGAAAATTTCCGTTCCTGCCTCTTCTGCTGGTGTCCGCTCTACCTCCTGGACTGCGGGGGAGATTATCGAATGACCCATGGCGTCAAGGATTGCTCCGGCTGTTTTCTTCCCCATGCGGAGGAGGGATACGACTATATTCTGCAACAGGTGAACCAACAAATTTACCACAAGAGCGGCTCATAAAGGAGGTCATCATGGCAACTCAAATTGAAAAGGCACGGGACGGGATCGTCACTCCGGAGATCGAGGCGGTGGCACAGGCGGAGGAAATCGAGACGTCGATAATCCTCCGGCGGGTGGCGGAGGGGAAGATCGTCATCCCCTGCAACACGAATCATACGCACAACGTGGTGGGAATCGGGAAAGGGCTTCGAACCAAGATCAACGCCAGCATCGGGACCTCCTCCGACATTGATGACGTAGAGTTGGAGGTCCGCAAGGCGAAGATTGCGGAGGAGACGGGCGCCGATACCTTGATGGAACTCTCGGCGGCTGGGGATTTCCGGAAGACCCGGAAGGCGGTGATCGATGCGGTCCGGCTTCCCGTCGGAACGGTTCCCCTCTACCAGGCCTTTGCGCAGGCCAT
It encodes the following:
- a CDS encoding Hsp20/alpha crystallin family protein, whose translation is MKGLTRWDPFRELSTLHHDVDELFRRAFGDFGGFGRLLKEGSRYPLLETYTQEDRFYLKAHVPGMDPEKIDVSIMGNQLILKGESREDKDVKEKDYMLREIRYGAFERSVPLPEGVDTDDLHAEFEEGMLVISAPVKEEGKAKKIPIEIPKKGIKAA
- a CDS encoding DUF4388 domain-containing protein, whose protein sequence is MQIYFEQEGDLRNTSLAVILKSLCDRSETGMLSLDRELMKKSIFFNSGNIVFATSNWENDRLGTFLFRNGILSCEDFERSSELMTPNRRHGEILVELGIISRRNLNWAVKEQVKEIIMSLFLWDRGSFTFISMGPLKDEPITLKTRTLDLILEGTRRIQDWRIVRREIGPLENLYRCCPGAGKIQESLYLKPKEKKVLETLREARSIQEICRELSFGDFEICRILMGLRTVGIIEKAEQPAEVL
- the mutS gene encoding DNA mismatch repair protein MutS, whose amino-acid sequence is MSGMTPLMRQYTEIKSRYRDAILFFRMGDFYEMFNEDARKASRVLQIALTKRGKSEGTDIPLCGVPFHAGDGYIAKLVRNGFKVAVCEQVEDPKKAKGIVKREVVRVVTPGTVLEEGMLEERENHFLASLVAENGAVGLAFLDLTTGEFLVSEKKGEGLAEFLLGRFGTFEPKELIVPEEQQDSPLLLEVRRDLPGVPVQPMAGWAFQKAETYRKLTRYFETTTLEGFGCDDLPFGVAAAGALLYYIEETQKGAVSHIQGIRVLRDGKRMFLDSATIRNLELVRCNLDGGRKGSLLAVLDRTRTAMGGRTLRKSLLSPHLDPDEIRRRQGAVADLHDDPALLDDLRDRLDSVHDMERLTGRITLGVANGRDMLSLAESLAPLPEIKELLKDLPAPLLTELRQGIDELQDVREGIEDAIHEDPPLNLREGRLIADGYSAELDELRSIGREGKGWIARLENRERERTGISNLKVKFNKVFGYYIEVTKANLGDVPDDYVRKQTLVNAERFITPELKEYEAKVLGAQERIVELEYDLFRAVREEVAAERRRIQQTASVLAEIDALSSLAEAAREHRYVRPKISGGTALMIREGRHPVLEVLDPSGSFVPNDADMDTEEDRLLIITGPNMAGKSTYMRQVALIVLMAQMGGFVPAAAAEIGVVDRIFTRVGASDALIRGQSTFMVEMNETANILHNATSRSLIILDEIGRGTSTFDGVSIAWAVAEFIHNRIRARTLFATHYHELTELAMTLEGVKNCNIAVREWNDEIIFLRKIVEGGADKSYGIQVARLAGLPPEVIERSKEVLENLERSELGEDGEPVIAHQESGEHVLFQPDLFAGRPHPVLKELQRLDVQNMTPLEALNRLAELKKDVKNG
- a CDS encoding CooT family nickel-binding protein — encoded protein: MCDSNAYLLHGDQEELVMESLDFLRQEEDSVLLRDIFGEEKTVRGRVKELHLSRQRVVLEES
- the cobU gene encoding bifunctional adenosylcobinamide kinase/adenosylcobinamide-phosphate guanylyltransferase, with the protein product MGNFTFITGGARSGKSDLALRLANKVEGRRIFAATARVTDAEMKERIERHRRERGDSWETLEEPLELVGLVRSLDPAARLLLIDCITVWIANLIIERKWDDERILREVNELAGALRAFPERVIAVTNEVGSGIVPESRLGRRFRDLAGAANRILASAAGRVYLVSMGIPLQLKGEKPATNFTNKS
- the cobT gene encoding nicotinate-nucleotide--dimethylbenzimidazole phosphoribosyltransferase, whose protein sequence is MDNTYTKIKTTLAAIQPFDPALAEKVQARLDDLAIPPGALGRLQSLGKQVALIRNTLRPEIRTKKVFTFAGDHGVVAEGVSAFPQEVTREMVKNFVRGGAGINVLARHVGAEVIVVDIGVNADPEELNGVEHCKVARGTKNFTKGPAMTREEAEASLTAGIGLIEKYGRGLDLVGTGDMGIGNTTPSSAIAAVLCGRPAAEVTGRGTGIGAETLRHKVEVIERGIGINRPDPSDPVGVLAKVGGFEIGGIAGLILGAAARRIPVVIDGLISTAGALVAHALQPRVSDYMIAGHRSVEIGHQVMLDHMGLSPLLDLDLRLGEGTGAALAFHIVEAGVKVLTEVLTFTEAGVTEGNGPKVTE
- the cobS gene encoding adenosylcobinamide-GDP ribazoletransferase encodes the protein MNRNLFQKFATAWRFLTVIPVGKEGERTSGEMAASMTLFPGVGFMLGGILLTLHLLLRPVFPASLEGLILIAVLVVMTGALHLDGFADVLDGFAGGRDRESVLAVMRDSRIGAVGVVGLVLLIMVKVFALIENPEMAKGAVLFCLPAAGRLAMLQQAAFSSYARREEGTGKAFADHAGKREFLTGLIVTSVPTLLLLGMKGLLLIFIVVLATESGRRFFVKRLGGVTGDTQGFAGEVAEALFLLCGAAVL
- a CDS encoding histidine phosphatase family protein, whose protein sequence is MKPEREKSTRTRVYLARHGEVENHASGVYNGRTDVAITDRGRAQMAAIRDRLPGERLSALYCSGLLRTREGMEIIGKGWNLPGKIVPELQERSFGEWEGLTFEGIREHSPRLFAAWREDVNAVRPPGGESLHDLSERVLAAYLPIVERHRGEAILIVAHGGVNRVILAHALKMELRGIFRIGQGFGCLNVIDYYDDGFAQVTLMNG